The Chiroxiphia lanceolata isolate bChiLan1 chromosome 4, bChiLan1.pri, whole genome shotgun sequence genome includes the window agggaggtcgtggagtctccctctctggagacatcaAAACCCACCAGGACATGTTGCCATGTAGTCTGCTGTGGGGGACCCTGtcttggcagggggttggacaaGAGAATCTCCCGAGGTCCCGTATAACgctaaaaattcagtgtttctgtgtgaAGGCAGCAAGCATCTCTGGGGAAGGAGTTTCTGTAGGGATTCCTAGTACAGAAAGGTTGCTGCAAGGCATCATGGGAGTCGTAGTCTTTGGTACTCTGTTGGACATGCGCAGTAGAGTACTCGAATATGATTGGTTGAGAGGTCACGTGTTACGATTTCCATGCTGTATTTAAACTGCCGTTCCCGGCCATAAAGCTGATTCAGTCACTGCGCTGATGTGTAGGCTGGGTTTGTGCCAAAACAAGTACTACGGGTGTGTTCTTGCCTAAATGCTGACGGTGTCCATTGCTTTTTGAGAACACGGTGTTGTCCGGCGGGGCAGCGGCTGGGATGCCGGGCTGGCACGGCTCAGCCCGAGGGAGCCGGGACTTCTTCAGGAAGGTCTCCTCCTCCGCCGTCGCTGCCTTGTGCGCGGCCGTCGCTGGCCTCAGGCAGCGCCGGGAATTTCTGCCCCGGCCCGGGTCCCTGCTGGCCCAGGCAGAGCCAGCGGGAGagccagctccaggctgtgcccgGGTCCTGTGCCCGGTCCGTGTCCGAAGGCCATTTGTTTCACAGGGTACTGTGAGGTGAAAAGCAGGTTGGGAACTCgatcaaagaaacaaacaaaccaaccaaaacagaaacacaaacaccaACCAACGAAAACAACCCAAAAGGTTTCAGAGGTGGAAGTGACAGCGGAATTTGCCTAAATAGTTTGATTTCAGTTCCCCCTCAACTGCTGGGAAGGGTTTATCATCAAATAGAGGTATGtgtgcatcaggcacagcattgccagctggtggagggaggtgattgtcctgctcccctctgtgctggtgcagcctCAGCTTGTGGGTGACCACTAGAAGGGAGATATAAAGTTCTTGGcgagtgtccaaaggaggcccAGGAGGATGGTGGGggggccttgaggggaagccttaGGAGGAGCCGGggaggtcacttggcttgttcgtcctggggaagagaagcctgaggggagacctcattgtggtccACAACTTCCTggtgaggggaagcagaggggcagggactgatcTGTGTGGTGACCAGTGAGAGGTCCCGAGGGAATGACAcgaagctgtgtcagggcaggtttaggttggatatcaggcAAAGGTTCTACCCCCTGAGGgtgactgggcactggaacagactccccggggaagtggtcacggccccaattgtgacagagttcaagaagcatttgaactatgctctcaggcacatggtgtgattcttggggctgtcctgtggggggccaggagttggactcaatccttgtaggtcccttccaacttgggatATTGTACAACTCTCTGATCCTGTGAAATCGTTAATGCTAGGGAATGCCTTATacttatcttttttcttctaactaGTAGGCCAAACAAACTGAGCACAGTGAAATTAAGGAGGACCAAGTTTAAAAATAGTAAGTGGACTTCTCAGTGCAGTGTGTGCATAACTGAATTACATGAATCACAGGTGTGTTGATGGTGATTTTTATGATACCAAGATTGTAAATCTCATTTGAAGAAAAGGTGACAGAATAGTTGGACTTGTTGAAGATTTATGTGCTGGTGAAGTGTTGTGGTTTACGTTACCAGCTGGGCTGGTAAGTAAGCACCACACAGCCGCTTgctcccccccatccccatccccatccccatccccatgcCCATCCTCATCCcaatccccatccccatccacaaccccatccccatccccctCTCCAGTGGAACAGGGAGGGAAATCAGAAGTAAAACTTGTATGTTGAGATAAaaagtttaataattgaaacgGAGTAAAATCCAACATGAATCCAAATAGTAATACTAACACTAATACTAATACAAACACTAATAGTAATACTAATGCAAATCCTAATTGTAACAGTAGTAAAACGGAGAAAGAGATGAAAGCCAAGCAAAACAAGCAATGTACAATCcagttgctcaccacctgctggTGGTGATGCCCTGTGCCCTAATCGACTCCTAAGCGACCCCTGTTCTGTGTAACTCCCCCAGGGTATACACTGGGGATGAGGCTCCTTCAGTTTTGTTCTGAGTTCCACCCATCGCTGGAACTGAAGGAAGGCATCCCAAAACCCTTCCTCTGTCTGCTGGCCTCCCTCAGCTGCCTCGCTGCATTGATCAGAGTTGTCAGGCCGGAGAGGGGCATGGCTGAGAGTAAAAATGGATGCTgcccaaaggaaaagaagagaaatgagcCATTACTTTCCAAACTCAGTTCCTCACGAGCTCAAGCAGTGTTCCTCGGGTTACCAGAAATGTGCAGAAATAGGACTGAGGGGACCATCTGCACCTCTGTCTTCATGTCCCGGACCTTGTTATGACAGGCAGACGTGGCCCATAATCCTATTAACCCCTTTGTCAAGCTGGATGGGATATTtgccctgccagggctgtgggaatgCTGCTTGCTGTCCCAGGGCTTTGGTCCTTTCAGGAAACTCAAAATACTTACTTAGGTTCCTCTTTCCTAAAGACATGGGCTATTCTAGGAGTCAAAAAAGATGAGGAGCATAAGCTGCTCTTTGGGAAACTCAAGGTCACCAAGAAATGTTTATCCCAGTAGGATCTGGGCTCACGGGgagctccccccagccccttccttcccacagcCAAGTTCTTGGACCACTTGGCAGGCACTGATTTTATTGGGTtcctccaccagcagcagcatttcagggCTGCGTTCCTGGCATTAGGAACCAGAGAAAACTGAACATGCTCCCTTAGATCCAAACCAGGGCCACCAAACTGATCAGAGGACAGAGCACTTGTGGGGATTAATGCGAGGTGGGGGCACCTGATGCCTTGGAGTTTAGCAGACGAGAACACCGATGCATGGGACAGTTGTGTCACTGGCAGCCACTTTGCATTTTACCTGCAGAAGTTGCTCAGCAGACCATCGACTGTCCTCGTCTGCCTGCAAGCAGCGTTTCAGAAAGTCCTGCAATGCAGGGGACAGTTTCTCGCGGTTTTGCAGCTCCGGTATCCCCTTTGAAATGATGAGCTGCAGGgcctggaggaaaaggaaacacGGGACTTTACCTCTTTCTTTCATCTGCCTAACTGCTCCCACAGACCCCATTTTTGACGCTCCATCTTCCAGTGGCAGTTTCTTCCTGGGCAGAGGGTTCAAAATGCTTTTTCGACACCAAGAAAAAGGCCCCAGTGCAGCCACAGTTCTTCCAACATGCAAATGATCTTGCCTTGACAGCTGATTTCATTGGCTGACCAAGTTAGGAGGAAAAGCACATCAGCAAAAGCACAGTTTGCTTCTCTGAGGATGGACTTGACAAGCTTTACAGGTTATTTTCAAGAGTGACACAACTAAAGCTATAGCAGATGTGGATGTGCTCTGGggccttttttttgttgccttgGCCTTGGTTGAACTAGTTGAAGCTGGTGGGAATGGTATTTTTTCTCATGGGAGGCAAACCATGGGACAGATGAGAAAGACAGTGGTTATCTGGTAGTATTTGCACCTTACCCTGTGAGGTAGCTCCCAAAAATAAGGAGGTTCTCCTTCCAGCATTTCTATCACTGTGATGCCCAGTGCCCAAATATCCACTTTGGGTCCGTATTCCTCTTTCGTTAGATATTCGGGGGCCATCCAATGCGCTGTGCCGACGACTGAGCTTCGTTTGCTCTGCTCAGGTGTGATGCGAGCAGCGAGACCAAAATCAGCTGAGGACAAAAGCCAGTATCATGAAAGCCAGCCTGGGTCATGAAGCCAAGTGCAAGAATTGCCCACTAGAAGCCTGAGGAGGCTGGATCTAGCAGGAAAAGCGGCCATGCTCTGTTTCCTCAGGGCTGTAGCCAAGGACACCTTGTTCCTCTCTGCACGTTGCAAGTGTGCTCTCAGCTTGTAGCAGTGCTCCCTGCACTGCCACAGGCATTGCTTTTTGGGAACTGGCAGGCAGTCTCCAGCAGCCCCACGCGCCGCATGCCGGGAAGAGCACGGCTGAGGAAGAACACCTACCCAACTTGACGGATCCATCCATTCCAAGAAGAATGTTATCGCCTTTGAGATCCCTGTGGATCACTTGGTGGCAATGGAGGAACGCCAGTGCTTGCAGgcactgagagagaaaagagaaacaggagagTAAAAATGAATGACCCAATTTCATCACCCAAGAAAGGCAATGGCTTTAAAGATTTCAGTTCTAGGTGAACGGTGAGGACTGGCAGACCATGGTGGTGTCAAGAGGAAGAGCTTGCTGCTGCCTCCGCACTAGTAAACTTTCTAAGGGAAGGCACATTCCCTTTGGAggtttggaaagagaaatggcAATTGTTGTTACACACCATGTTGGGTGGAATGCTCTCCCTTTCATCTGAGGACTGTGACAAAtgagtttctgtttttctttgctgttagTATAAAATTCTGCCACCAGCATGTTTGCACTTACAGGCAGGGAATGCAGTAGGGAGAGGCTCCAGGCAAATGATTTGGCAAAGTTGGGAATAGTaaatcaaataagaaaaaagagagagggtaCAGCAAGAGTTGTAGTGGCAGGCCATTCACTGAAGATGCTCTTTCTTCTCCGTATTGGAAAAGCAACACGGAAACAAAGCTCCAAACATGAAATCACTCCTGTTCTTGCTGCTTGTTTAGAAGTCCCAGCCTGCCCAAACAATTGGAAGCACCAGTGGCATCCCTTACCTCTCGAGAGACAGCTGCCATCATTCCTTCACTCATGCATATTTCATTAACAACAGTTCTTAAGGAGCCTCCGTCTAGGTATTCCATCACTATCCACAGTTTATCTCTAACCAGGtagctgaaagaagaaaacaatggCATGGAGAATGGGCATAGCTAAATTACCCTACTTAAAAGACTGAAGTCGATTTGTGTTCTTGGAAGACTCAGGAATGAACACAGAATAAAATGCAGAGACATTCCTCCTAGGCTATACACTCCTTGGAATCTGTGTAGTCTAAGTGAGAAAGGCACATCTGTGAACACGGAGATGTCTCAGATGGCAAGGGAGTGAAAAATGCAGGGAATAATTTCTATGATGATTTATCATCAGTTGTCATGAGACAGAATAATTGATTAACTTAAAAGacaccccaaacaaacagcaaaccCAATCTGGAAGTAATGAACTTCCAGGCTGTTGTTTTAGGAAGATAGGGATGACTTGAAACAATGCATGCCAGAAAAGATGAATGCAGACAAAATGCACTCTCCTCCCATCCCTTGTATAGGAAtagataaaaaataatactaaaaagCTGACTTCTCTGCCAGAGACCAAAGGGGGTTCTTTTAACCTTTGGCTTGCAGTCTGTAAAGGAACAGTCACATGATCATACCCGAACTACTTACCTGTCTAAATAGTTAACAATATTTGGATGCTTGTTGTCCCTCATGATAATGAGCTCATCGACAATTTGTTCCTTTTTGAGCTGTTTTTGGAGACACACTTGCTTTATGGCCACCTAAAATGACATTGAAAGCCATTAACTTGGGAAGTCTCTTGCACAAGATCAGACCAAATTTTGATTTGGCAGCTCTAAAGAACACTCTTGAACACAGTTGAGATTTGTAATTGTTTCCTggattgaaaaagaaagaacatgctCTCTGGCATTTTCTGGATATGCTCCGGGTTAGGAGCAGGGCTTAGGGTTTTTGATCCCTCACAGACCTCTATCCAAGCCCAGTTGCAAAGCCCAGCAGTGCATGAGGATGAGAAACTCCCCAGAAGATTCAGAGGTATTTGCTGACAGCCAGAAATGCAATTTCAGAAGTCTGAAGCTGTAGCCCCAAAGAGCTGTCCCAAATGGATTTGGTAGGCTGGCACTAGTCTGCGCTTCAGAGGAACAGCCTTTGCAGGAAAGATGTGCTGGGGACCCAAAGCTCCAGCCGTAGCTCTCCCCAGAATTGAAAGCACTTCAGAGCTGCAAAATCTGCTGGGAATGTTGACACTTACCTCTCCTCCTGTGGCAGTGTCGGTTGCTGCATAGACTGTTCCGAAGCCactagaaagaaaacagcaacgAAGAAGGGAATGAAAGCCAGCCCAGACAGGAGATGTCTGCTGCCTGGAGTGTTTCTAAAACACCTGTCTCCATGGATGCTTCagccaagagcagagcagcctaCCGGCCCTGTGCCATGCAGGGTATCCACGAGAAAACTTGGGTGCAACATGAAGGGCTGGAACAAATCTCAA containing:
- the LOC116785501 gene encoding serine/threonine-protein kinase PAK 3-like, translated to MKQYVEWEKIASGGFGTVYAATDTATGGEVAIKQVCLQKQLKKEQIVDELIIMRDNKHPNIVNYLDSYLVRDKLWIVMEYLDGGSLRTVVNEICMSEGMMAAVSRECLQALAFLHCHQVIHRDLKGDNILLGMDGSVKLADFGLAARITPEQSKRSSVVGTAHWMAPEYLTKEEYGPKVDIWALGITVIEMLEGEPPYFWELPHRALQLIISKGIPELQNREKLSPALQDFLKRCLQADEDSRWSAEQLLQHPFLLSAMPLSGLTTLINAARQLREASRQRKGFGMPSFSSSDGWNSEQN